CGACACCATTGGCGCCGGCCACCACGGCGGCATCCGCGACGGTCTGCTCGCCTTGGGAAATACTGAACCAGGTCAAGGCATTCCTGTTGTCGCCGTCGAGCACTGGAGCATGCATCCATTCTTCGCCAGGCTTGCTTTCGAAGTAGAACGTCAGGCTGCGCTTGTAGGCCAGGATATCCTGGTACGTACCAGTGATCAGAATAAGTTTGCCACCCAGGACCTGCCATTGATGCATGCCTTGCTGTTCGGATGACACGCTGGTATTAGCGGTTGGTGTGGCGGCAATGGCGCCACCCGCTAGTGCCAGGCAAGACGTCAGCACGACGGTATTGAAAATGCTCTTGATCATGGTTTAATCGTCTCCCTCCGGATTGGTAATGAGTTTACGAAGTAGATTTGGGCTCAGGTGCAGCGATGCATCGAGACCATCCAGTTGCGAAGCATAGGGGCCGAAGTCTTCTTCGAATTCCGGCTCATCTTCGTCCTCTTCGCGGTAGAAGTCGTTGTCCAGCCGCTCGAACTCCGGCATCGGCTCGCTCGCCGCCAGGCGGACGCTGCGCCAGCTGTCCTGGCCGAGTTGCAGCGTGAGCTGGTCCTGGTCCGGAAATTCCAGGCGCGGCAGGCGGCCATCCTCGCCCACTACGCCGGCGGCAACCTGCTTGCCGAGCTTGTCGAGGATGTGGTACGGCTTGCCGACCATGCCCAGTGCCCCCACCGCGGCGTCGGCGCCGGGGAAGGCGAAGCGCAGGCTGTGTGGACCGGTCTCGGCGGCCGGCATTGCGGCGAATGCGGCGTCCAGGTTTTGCGGACCGGTGGCGGCGTGGCTGGCCGCGTGGGCCACCCATTTGCCGGCGGTTCCCTGCTCGATGCCCTTGGCGCTGATGCGGATGAAGCTGCCGCCCGCATGCAGCAGGATTTCCTTGTCCGCCGCGATTTCGATATTCTGCTTGGTGCTGATCAGCTTGAGCACCTGTTCGGCGATGATCTCGATATCGTCGCTCTGCGCCTGGATTTCTACCTTGCCCTTGGCGGCGAACAGCTTCATGCCCGCCTTCTGGACGAACACACTGAGCTTGTCGGCCAGGCTGGCCAGCAGGCTTTTCCCGGTCGAGATCGACAGGTGCTCTCCCGTGGTCAGGACGGTGTGGCGGTCGCTCTGCAGATGCGTGCTGCGCGCCGTGCTGGCGGCGATGCCGGCCGGGCTGGACAGCACCAGCTGGGGCTCGGCCAGTTCTCCCTGGGCTTTGCCGCTGCCGCGGATGGCCTCGTTCTGCGCGGCGAGCGCGACACCGGCCGCAGCCTGGTCGACCTCCTGTTGTTGCGCCAGGTGCTGCCGTGCCAGGTCCGCCATCTGGTCGTGGCGCTCGCGCGCAGCGTTCAGGCGGCCGACCGTCTCGCCCATGTCCTTGGTATGGCCGGCGGCATTATCGCGCGCCTCGGTGGTCAGGAGCATGCCCATGCCGGCGCGCGCCACGCCCCAGGCGTTGGTGGCCAGTTCCCAGCCCTCGCCGCGCTCGTCCTTGCGTCCGCTGTTGTCTTCCACACGCGTGATATGGCCCAGCGAAAGCTGGCTGTGCTGGTGGTCGCTCTTGAGCTGCGCCTGGATCTTGTTGTAGGTGTCGTCCAGGATCAGGTGGTTGCTGCGTCCGCCCGCCGCATTGCCGGTATCGGGCGCCAGCTCGCGGCTGCGCAGTCCCGTCAGGGCTTGCTGGGTCGGCTGCTGCCAGGGCGGCATGTTGCGTTCGTTGAAGACACTGCCGGTGACGATGGGGCGGTCGGGCGAGCCGCCCAGCCACTGTACGATCACTTCGCTGCCCACGCGCGGCACGGCCGCCGCGCCCAGCTCGCCGCCGGCCCAGGAACTGGCTACCCGCAGCCAGGCCGAGCTGCGCTCGTCTTCGACGCCCTCGCGGTCCCAGTGGAATTGGACGCGGATGCGGCCGTACTCGTCGGTATGAATGCTGTCCGGTCCTTGCGGGCCCACCACGGTGGCCGTCTGGGGCGCCAGGATGCGCGTGTCGGTGCTGTTGTAGCCGCGTCCCGGACGCCATGGAATCTGCCTGCGGATGCAGCGCATGGTGTTGCTGTAATTCGCCGGTTGGCTATTCTGCAAATAATTGTTGCGCG
The genomic region above belongs to Massilia forsythiae and contains:
- a CDS encoding type VI secretion system Vgr family protein — encoded protein: MQKLVQSIHDLVFNDAQNKRILRISFPHDDGPDVQLLPNQLDAIESLSRDFEYRVELLSDSATLALKEMQGKLMTVELVRGDGSVRYFSGYVFSFRLITTDGGFAFYEALLAPWLKYLSLRKDNYLFHGKSLRAQTESIFADYSVLPDWDCRIQGDDPPMTDACQFDETDHNYLHRRWEAAGWHYWYEHTALGHKLVLSDSSRYADAIDGAAQVRFQSHGGAIEEDGIAQWSPVRSIALSNVALSAFNFKQPIPAQVGVSTVNRQGSVLGVESYEYTGAYGFSGRQDGDRLARLRIEEAEAAAKHFEGSGNNRFVQPGRWFVLRDHFLDDAVQSDDEGKNEFLVLEVRHLARNNYLQNSQPANYSNTMRCIRRQIPWRPGRGYNSTDTRILAPQTATVVGPQGPDSIHTDEYGRIRVQFHWDREGVEDERSSAWLRVASSWAGGELGAAAVPRVGSEVIVQWLGGSPDRPIVTGSVFNERNMPPWQQPTQQALTGLRSRELAPDTGNAAGGRSNHLILDDTYNKIQAQLKSDHQHSQLSLGHITRVEDNSGRKDERGEGWELATNAWGVARAGMGMLLTTEARDNAAGHTKDMGETVGRLNAARERHDQMADLARQHLAQQQEVDQAAAGVALAAQNEAIRGSGKAQGELAEPQLVLSSPAGIAASTARSTHLQSDRHTVLTTGEHLSISTGKSLLASLADKLSVFVQKAGMKLFAAKGKVEIQAQSDDIEIIAEQVLKLISTKQNIEIAADKEILLHAGGSFIRISAKGIEQGTAGKWVAHAASHAATGPQNLDAAFAAMPAAETGPHSLRFAFPGADAAVGALGMVGKPYHILDKLGKQVAAGVVGEDGRLPRLEFPDQDQLTLQLGQDSWRSVRLAASEPMPEFERLDNDFYREEDEDEPEFEEDFGPYASQLDGLDASLHLSPNLLRKLITNPEGDD